In the genome of Pirellulales bacterium, the window ACATCGAGATGATCTCGACCAGCGAGATCAAAATCTCGGTGCTCGTCTCTCGCGACGACGGGCAGACGGCGTTGCGGACCGTGCATGGCGCGTTCCAGCTCGACAAAGAGCCGTCCGGTGCGCAAGCATCGCCGCATGAGGTTCCGCGCTCGCGCAACGGCGACGCCACGGCCATCGTCGCCCGCCTGCAAGGCATGGAAGACCTGACCATCAGCGACATCCGGCTCGATGAGACGCAGGGCCGGGTGACGATCTCAGGCGTGCCCGACGCGCCGGGCATCGCCGCCGCGGTCTTCGAGCACGTGGCGGCGGCCGGCATTTTCGTCGACATGATCGTGCAGAGCTACGGCCGCGGCGGCCGGGCCAACCTCAGCTTCACCGTGCCGCAGGCCGCCTTCGATAAGGCCATCGCTTCGAGTAAGGAAGTGGCACAACGGCTGGGCTGCGGACCCGTGAGCGGCTCGGCCCGCGTGGCCAAGCTGTCCGTGTCGGGCATCGGCATGCGCAGCCACACCGGCGTGGCCATTCGCATGTTCAAAGCGCTGTCGGAGGCCGGCATCAATCTGGAAATGATCAACACCAGCGAGGTGCGCGTGAACGTCGTGGTCGACGGCGCCGCCGGGCACGAGGCCCTCAAGCGGCTGCAAAACGCCTTCGCCGACGTGCAGCGATAGATGAAGACTTGGTGGACCATCCTGCGAATCTCGATCGAGGAGCGGCTCGTCTACCGCGGCGACTTCGCCCTGGGCACGTTGATGCGCTTTCTGCCGATTGTCACCCAGGTGTTCCTTTGGAAAGCGATCTTCGACGCCAACGAGCGGACCGACATCGCCGGCTACAGCTATCACGACTTCATCGCTTATTATCTGCTGACGATGCTCAGCCGGGCGTTTTCGAGCATGCCCGGCCTCGCGTCGGGCATCGCCCTGCAAATCCGCAACGGCGAAATCAAAAAGTTCCTGGTGCAGCCGATCGACCTGGTCGGCTTTCTGCTGTTGGGCCGCGTGGCTCACAAGCTCGTCTACTACGTCGTGGCGGCCGCGCCGTTCGCCTTGGTGTTCTTTCTCTGTCGCGGTTTCTTTCCAGGTTGGCCCGATGGATGGACGCTGGCCGCATTTGGCCTGTCGCTGGTGATGTCGTTTCTGCTCGGCTTCTTTCTCGAAGCCACGCTGGGGATGATCGGCTTCTGGTTTCTGGAAGTCAGCTCGCTGTTGTTCGTCTATATGCTTTTCAATTTCTTCTTTTCCGGGCACATGTTCCCCATCGACATGCTGCCCGGCATCTGGGGCAAGCTCGTGGAGATGCTGCCGCTCAAATACCTGGCCTACTTCCCGTCGGCCGTATTCCTGGGCAAAATCCAGGGGCCGCAACTCGTGCGAGAACTGCTGCTGGAGTTCTGTTGGCTGCTGTTTTTCATCGTCGCCTGTCGCCTGGCCCTTCGTCGCGGTTATCATCGTTACAGTGGATATGGAGGATAGGGTTCATGGTTCACTAAGCACTGACCACGGACTACTGACCACTGACTACCGACTACTGACCACATGTCCGACCAGCCCAACTACTTTCGCGTGTTCCTGACCTTCGCCCAAAACAGTCTGGTGCGCGACATGACGTTCCGGGCGAACTTCATCATCGATGGCGTCTCGTCGCTCTCTTGGGTACTGATGAACCTGGGTTTTTACGTACTGATTTTCGAGTATACGGGCGAAATCGGCGCGCGGACGGGATGGCACAAGTACGAGTTTTTCGTGTTTCTGGCCACGACGCTGTTCATCAACAGCCTCGTGCAGACCTTCTTCATGCCCAACGCCAACGAGTTCAGCGAGCTGATCCGCACCGGCAATCTCGACTTCGCGCTGTTAAAGCCGATCGACACGCAGTTCCTCATTTCCTTGCAGCGAGTGGAATGGTCGAGCCTGGCGAACTTCGTCTTTGCGGGCGTCCTGCTGGGGTATTCGCTGACGGAGTTGAGCCACCGGCCCCCCTTGCTGCAAATGGTGCTCTATCCGGTCTACGTGGCCTGCGGCGTGGCGGTGCTGTATAGCCTGATGATTGTGCTGTCGAGCGTCAGCGTCTGGTTGGGCCGCAATCAAAGCCTTTACGACTTCTGGTTTTACATCACCAATTTCTCGCGTTATCCGATG includes:
- a CDS encoding ABC-2 family transporter protein, which gives rise to MKTWWTILRISIEERLVYRGDFALGTLMRFLPIVTQVFLWKAIFDANERTDIAGYSYHDFIAYYLLTMLSRAFSSMPGLASGIALQIRNGEIKKFLVQPIDLVGFLLLGRVAHKLVYYVVAAAPFALVFFLCRGFFPGWPDGWTLAAFGLSLVMSFLLGFFLEATLGMIGFWFLEVSSLLFVYMLFNFFFSGHMFPIDMLPGIWGKLVEMLPLKYLAYFPSAVFLGKIQGPQLVRELLLEFCWLLFFIVACRLALRRGYHRYSGYGG
- a CDS encoding ABC-2 family transporter protein codes for the protein MSDQPNYFRVFLTFAQNSLVRDMTFRANFIIDGVSSLSWVLMNLGFYVLIFEYTGEIGARTGWHKYEFFVFLATTLFINSLVQTFFMPNANEFSELIRTGNLDFALLKPIDTQFLISLQRVEWSSLANFVFAGVLLGYSLTELSHRPPLLQMVLYPVYVACGVAVLYSLMIVLSSVSVWLGRNQSLYDFWFYITNFSRYPMEIYRGSIGTPLRRIFTFIIPVLIVVNVPARLLAKPLESDNWPLAAFALLATAGSLLVSRAIFNRALASYRSASS